Proteins encoded within one genomic window of Canis lupus baileyi chromosome 36, mCanLup2.hap1, whole genome shotgun sequence:
- the LOC140625899 gene encoding aldehyde oxidase 2 isoform X4 codes for MHSDPWSLRWEFVSAFRQAQCQQNALADVNAGMRVLLKEGTGTIEDLSISYGGAGAVMVSAQKSCQRLIGRPWDELMLEEACRLLLEEVSLPGWAPGGKVEFKRTLVVSFFFKFYLEVLQELKKLAKFMPDSHHYPEIPDGFLSALEDFPITGPQGVQRYQSVDSHQSLQDPVGRPIVHLSGLKHATGEAIFCDDIPTMDRELFMVLVTSTRAHAKIISIDSSEALELPGVVDVITAEDFPGTNGAEDDKLMAVDEVLCVGHIICAVVAETNVQAKSAIEKIKITYEDIEPVIFTINDAIKHNSFLCPEKKLEQGNIEEAFEKVDQIVEGEVHVGGQEHFYMETQRVLVIPKAEDKELDIYVSTQDPSHVQKTVSSTLSIPINRITCHVKRVGGGFGGKVGRPAVFGAIAAVGAIKTGRPIRLVLDREDDMLITGGRHPLFGKYKVGFMNNGRIKALDIECFINGGCMLDDSEQVTEFLILKLENAYKIHNLRFRGRACMTNLPSNTAFRGFGFPQGTLITESCITAVAAKCGLLPEKIREKNMYKTVDKTIYKQAFSPETLIRCWNECLDKSSFHSRRMQVEEFNKKNYWKKKGIAIVPMKFSVGFAATSYHQAAALVHIYTDGSVLVTHGGNELGQGIHTKMLQVASRELKIPMSSMHICETSTATVPNTIATAASIGSDVNGRAVQNACQILLKRLEPIIKKNPEGTWEDWIEAAFEQRISLSATGYFRGYKAFMDWEKGEGDPFPYYVYGAACSEIEIDCLTGAHKKIRTDIIMDAGCSLNPAIDIGQVEGSFIQGMGLYTTEELKYSPEGVLYSRGPDEYKIPTITDIPEEFNVSLLPSSQTPLTIYSSKGLGESGMFLGSSVFFAITDAVAAARRERDIAEDFTVKSPATPEWIRMACADRFTEMIPRDDLRTFKPWSIPIA; via the exons ATGCACAGTGATCCCTGGTCCTTGAGG TGGGAATTTGTGTCAGCCTTCCGACAGGCTCAGTGCCAGCAGAATGCCTTGGCCGATGTGAATGCTGGCATGCGAGTCCTCCTCAAGGAAGGCACAGGCACTATTGAGGACCTGAGCATCTCCTACGGAGGGGCTGGGGCTGTCATGGTCAGTGCACAGAAATCCTGCCAGCGGCTCATAGGGAG GCCCTGGGATGAGCTGATGCTGGAGGAAGCTTGCAGGCTGCTTCTGGAAGAAGTCTCCCTCCCAGGCTGGGCCCCAGGGGGGAAAGTGGAATTCAAGAGGACTCTGGTGGTCAGTTTCTTCTTCAAATTCTACCTAGAAGTTCTACAGGAACTGAAGAAGCTGGCAAAGTTTATGCCT GACAGCCATCATTATCCTGAAATTCCAGACGGATTCCTAAGTGCTCTAGAAGATTTCcccatcacaggaccccagggagTCCAAAGGTACCAG AGTGTGGATTCTCACCAATCCCTCCAAGACCCAGTTGGACGCCCCATCGTGCACCTATCAGGTCTTAAACATGCTACAGGTGAAGCCATATTTTGTGATGACATTCCGACGATGGATAGAGAACTTTTCATGGTTTTGGTGACTAGTACCAGAGCCCATGCAAAAATCAT atcAATTGATTCATCTGAGGCCCTTGAACTACCTGGGGTGGTTGATGTGATAACAGCTGAGGACTTTCCAGGCACCAATGGGGCTGAGGATGACAAGTTGATGGCTGTAGATGAG GTGCTTTGCGTGGGCCACATTATCTGTGCTGTGGTTGCAGAGACAAATGTACAGGCAAAGAGTGCGATTGAAAAGATAAAGATCACCTATGAAGATATAGAGCCAGTAATCTTCACCATCAAT GATGCCATAAAGCACAACTCATTCCTATGTCCTGAAAAAAAACTTGAACAAGGAAATATTGAGGAGGCATTTGAAAAAGTTGATCAAATTGTTGAAG GAGAGGTCCATGTTGGAGGACAGGAACATTTTTACATGGAAACACAAAGAGTGCTTGTTATTCCGAAGGCGGAGGACAAAGAACTGGACATTTATGTGTCAACACAGGATCCAAGTcacgtgcag AAAACAGTGTCCTCTACTTTAAGCATCCCCATCAACAGGATCACCTGTCACGTCAAACGGGTAGGTGGAGGTTTTGGAGGGAAAGTAGGAAGACCGGCTGTATTTGGAGCTATTGCAGCTGTAGGCGCTATCAA aactGGTCGTCCCATTCGTCTTGTTCTTGATCGTGAAGATGATATGTTAATAACTGGGGGAAGGCACccattatttggaaaatataaa GTGGGATTCATGAACAACGGGCGAATCAAAGCTCTAGACATTGAGTGCTTCATTAATGGAGGATGCATGCTGGATGACTCTGAGCAG GTAACAGAATTTCTTATATTGAAGCtggaaaatgcatataaaatccATAACCTCAGGTTCCGGGGTCGTGCATGCATGACAAATTTACCATCTAATACGGCCTTTCGAGGATTTGGCTTCCCACAAGGAACCCTGATAACAGAATCTTGCATCACAGCTGTGGCAGCCAAGTGTGGCCTTCTGCCAGAAAAG ATTAGGGAGAAAAACATGTACAAAACAGTTGATAAGACCATCTACAAACAAGCATTCAGCCCTGAGACCCTGATAAGATGTTGGAATGAGTGTCTGGACAAGTCTTCCTTTCACAGCAGAAGAATGCAAGTGGAAGAGTTTAACAAGAAGAATTATTGGAAGAAGAAAGGCATTGCAATCGTCCCCATGAAGTTTTCAGTTGGCTTTGCTGCAACAAGCTATCATCAG GCAGCTGCCCTCGTTCATATCTACACAGATGGCTCTGTATTGGTCACACATGGAGGCAATGAACTAGGACAAGGTATTCACACCAAAATGCTACAG gtGGCCAGCCGTGAATTAAAAATACCCATGTCTTCTATGCACATCTGTGAAACAAGTACAGCCACGGTGCCTAATACAATTGCTACAGCAGCTTCCATTGGTTCTGATGTCAATGGCAGAGCCGTACAG AATGCTTGTCAGATCCTTCTGAAACGCCTTGAACCCATCATCAAGAAAAATCCAGAAGGTACTTGGGAAGACTGG ATAGAAGCTGCTTTTGAACAAAGAATCAGTCTTTCGGCCACTGGATACTTCAG GGGCTACAAGGCCTTCATGGactgggagaagggagaaggagacccTTTTCCATACTACGTCTATGGAGCTGCCTGTTCAGAGATTGAAATTGACTGCCTGACGGGAGCTCACAAG AAAATCAGAACGGACATCATCATGGATGCAGGTTGCAGCCTAAATCCCGCCATTGATATTGGGCAG GTTGAAGGTTCCTTTATTCAGGGAATGGGCCTGTATACCACTGAAGAGCTGAAATATTCCCCAGAAGGCGTTCTGTACTCTCGAGGCCCAGATGAGTACAAAATTCCAACCATCACTGACATCCCAGAGGAGTTCAATGTCTCCCTGTTGCCATCATCACAAACTCCGCTAACCATCTATTCATCCAAA gggctgggggaatCTGGGATGTTCTTGGGGTCATCTGTGTTCTTCGCCATCACTGACGCTGTGGCCGCAGCAcgcagagaaagagacatagctGAGGACTTCACAGTGAAGAGCCCAGCAACGCCAGAATGGATTCGAATGGCCTGTGCAGATCGGTTCACAGAGATG
- the LOC140625899 gene encoding aldehyde oxidase 2 isoform X5: MRVLLKEGTGTIEDLSISYGGAGAVMVSAQKSCQRLIGRPWDELMLEEACRLLLEEVSLPGWAPGGKVEFKRTLVVSFFFKFYLEVLQELKKLAKFMPDSHHYPEIPDGFLSALEDFPITGPQGVQRYQSVDSHQSLQDPVGRPIVHLSGLKHATGEAIFCDDIPTMDRELFMVLVTSTRAHAKIISIDSSEALELPGVVDVITAEDFPGTNGAEDDKLMAVDEVLCVGHIICAVVAETNVQAKSAIEKIKITYEDIEPVIFTINDAIKHNSFLCPEKKLEQGNIEEAFEKVDQIVEGEVHVGGQEHFYMETQRVLVIPKAEDKELDIYVSTQDPSHVQKTVSSTLSIPINRITCHVKRVGGGFGGKVGRPAVFGAIAAVGAIKTGRPIRLVLDREDDMLITGGRHPLFGKYKVGFMNNGRIKALDIECFINGGCMLDDSEQVTEFLILKLENAYKIHNLRFRGRACMTNLPSNTAFRGFGFPQGTLITESCITAVAAKCGLLPEKIREKNMYKTVDKTIYKQAFSPETLIRCWNECLDKSSFHSRRMQVEEFNKKNYWKKKGIAIVPMKFSVGFAATSYHQAAALVHIYTDGSVLVTHGGNELGQGIHTKMLQVASRELKIPMSSMHICETSTATVPNTIATAASIGSDVNGRAVQNACQILLKRLEPIIKKNPEGTWEDWIEAAFEQRISLSATGYFRGYKAFMDWEKGEGDPFPYYVYGAACSEIEIDCLTGAHKKIRTDIIMDAGCSLNPAIDIGQVEGSFIQGMGLYTTEELKYSPEGVLYSRGPDEYKIPTITDIPEEFNVSLLPSSQTPLTIYSSKGLGESGMFLGSSVFFAITDAVAAARRERDIAEDFTVKSPATPEWIRMACADRFTEMIPRDDLRTFKPWSIPIA, encoded by the exons ATGCGAGTCCTCCTCAAGGAAGGCACAGGCACTATTGAGGACCTGAGCATCTCCTACGGAGGGGCTGGGGCTGTCATGGTCAGTGCACAGAAATCCTGCCAGCGGCTCATAGGGAG GCCCTGGGATGAGCTGATGCTGGAGGAAGCTTGCAGGCTGCTTCTGGAAGAAGTCTCCCTCCCAGGCTGGGCCCCAGGGGGGAAAGTGGAATTCAAGAGGACTCTGGTGGTCAGTTTCTTCTTCAAATTCTACCTAGAAGTTCTACAGGAACTGAAGAAGCTGGCAAAGTTTATGCCT GACAGCCATCATTATCCTGAAATTCCAGACGGATTCCTAAGTGCTCTAGAAGATTTCcccatcacaggaccccagggagTCCAAAGGTACCAG AGTGTGGATTCTCACCAATCCCTCCAAGACCCAGTTGGACGCCCCATCGTGCACCTATCAGGTCTTAAACATGCTACAGGTGAAGCCATATTTTGTGATGACATTCCGACGATGGATAGAGAACTTTTCATGGTTTTGGTGACTAGTACCAGAGCCCATGCAAAAATCAT atcAATTGATTCATCTGAGGCCCTTGAACTACCTGGGGTGGTTGATGTGATAACAGCTGAGGACTTTCCAGGCACCAATGGGGCTGAGGATGACAAGTTGATGGCTGTAGATGAG GTGCTTTGCGTGGGCCACATTATCTGTGCTGTGGTTGCAGAGACAAATGTACAGGCAAAGAGTGCGATTGAAAAGATAAAGATCACCTATGAAGATATAGAGCCAGTAATCTTCACCATCAAT GATGCCATAAAGCACAACTCATTCCTATGTCCTGAAAAAAAACTTGAACAAGGAAATATTGAGGAGGCATTTGAAAAAGTTGATCAAATTGTTGAAG GAGAGGTCCATGTTGGAGGACAGGAACATTTTTACATGGAAACACAAAGAGTGCTTGTTATTCCGAAGGCGGAGGACAAAGAACTGGACATTTATGTGTCAACACAGGATCCAAGTcacgtgcag AAAACAGTGTCCTCTACTTTAAGCATCCCCATCAACAGGATCACCTGTCACGTCAAACGGGTAGGTGGAGGTTTTGGAGGGAAAGTAGGAAGACCGGCTGTATTTGGAGCTATTGCAGCTGTAGGCGCTATCAA aactGGTCGTCCCATTCGTCTTGTTCTTGATCGTGAAGATGATATGTTAATAACTGGGGGAAGGCACccattatttggaaaatataaa GTGGGATTCATGAACAACGGGCGAATCAAAGCTCTAGACATTGAGTGCTTCATTAATGGAGGATGCATGCTGGATGACTCTGAGCAG GTAACAGAATTTCTTATATTGAAGCtggaaaatgcatataaaatccATAACCTCAGGTTCCGGGGTCGTGCATGCATGACAAATTTACCATCTAATACGGCCTTTCGAGGATTTGGCTTCCCACAAGGAACCCTGATAACAGAATCTTGCATCACAGCTGTGGCAGCCAAGTGTGGCCTTCTGCCAGAAAAG ATTAGGGAGAAAAACATGTACAAAACAGTTGATAAGACCATCTACAAACAAGCATTCAGCCCTGAGACCCTGATAAGATGTTGGAATGAGTGTCTGGACAAGTCTTCCTTTCACAGCAGAAGAATGCAAGTGGAAGAGTTTAACAAGAAGAATTATTGGAAGAAGAAAGGCATTGCAATCGTCCCCATGAAGTTTTCAGTTGGCTTTGCTGCAACAAGCTATCATCAG GCAGCTGCCCTCGTTCATATCTACACAGATGGCTCTGTATTGGTCACACATGGAGGCAATGAACTAGGACAAGGTATTCACACCAAAATGCTACAG gtGGCCAGCCGTGAATTAAAAATACCCATGTCTTCTATGCACATCTGTGAAACAAGTACAGCCACGGTGCCTAATACAATTGCTACAGCAGCTTCCATTGGTTCTGATGTCAATGGCAGAGCCGTACAG AATGCTTGTCAGATCCTTCTGAAACGCCTTGAACCCATCATCAAGAAAAATCCAGAAGGTACTTGGGAAGACTGG ATAGAAGCTGCTTTTGAACAAAGAATCAGTCTTTCGGCCACTGGATACTTCAG GGGCTACAAGGCCTTCATGGactgggagaagggagaaggagacccTTTTCCATACTACGTCTATGGAGCTGCCTGTTCAGAGATTGAAATTGACTGCCTGACGGGAGCTCACAAG AAAATCAGAACGGACATCATCATGGATGCAGGTTGCAGCCTAAATCCCGCCATTGATATTGGGCAG GTTGAAGGTTCCTTTATTCAGGGAATGGGCCTGTATACCACTGAAGAGCTGAAATATTCCCCAGAAGGCGTTCTGTACTCTCGAGGCCCAGATGAGTACAAAATTCCAACCATCACTGACATCCCAGAGGAGTTCAATGTCTCCCTGTTGCCATCATCACAAACTCCGCTAACCATCTATTCATCCAAA gggctgggggaatCTGGGATGTTCTTGGGGTCATCTGTGTTCTTCGCCATCACTGACGCTGTGGCCGCAGCAcgcagagaaagagacatagctGAGGACTTCACAGTGAAGAGCCCAGCAACGCCAGAATGGATTCGAATGGCCTGTGCAGATCGGTTCACAGAGATG
- the LOC140625899 gene encoding aldehyde oxidase 2 isoform X2: MAEKPEKQTLTFHGERVTWISPGTLKDLLELKAKHPEAPLILGNTSLGPAMKSQGHFHPILLSAARISELSVVSKTSEGLIIGAGCSLAQVKDILAERVSELPEEKTQTYRALLKQLKSLAGQQIRNMASLGGHIISRHCYSDLNPILAVGNTTLNLISVEGARQMPLNERFLAGLASADLKPEEILESVYVPHSHAWEFVSAFRQAQCQQNALADVNAGMRVLLKEGTGTIEDLSISYGGAGAVMVSAQKSCQRLIGRPWDELMLEEACRLLLEEVSLPGWAPGGKVEFKRTLVVSFFFKFYLEVLQELKKLAKFMPDSHHYPEIPDGFLSALEDFPITGPQGVQRYQSVDSHQSLQDPVGRPIVHLSGLKHATGEAIFCDDIPTMDRELFMVLVTSTRAHAKIISIDSSEALELPGVVDVITAEDFPGTNGAEDDKLMAVDEVLCVGHIICAVVAETNVQAKSAIEKIKITYEDIEPVIFTINDAIKHNSFLCPEKKLEQGNIEEAFEKVDQIVEGEVHVGGQEHFYMETQRVLVIPKAEDKELDIYVSTQDPSHVQKTVSSTLSIPINRITCHVKRVGGGFGGKVGRPAVFGAIAAVGAIKTGRPIRLVLDREDDMLITGGRHPLFGKYKVTEFLILKLENAYKIHNLRFRGRACMTNLPSNTAFRGFGFPQGTLITESCITAVAAKCGLLPEKIREKNMYKTVDKTIYKQAFSPETLIRCWNECLDKSSFHSRRMQVEEFNKKNYWKKKGIAIVPMKFSVGFAATSYHQAAALVHIYTDGSVLVTHGGNELGQGIHTKMLQVASRELKIPMSSMHICETSTATVPNTIATAASIGSDVNGRAVQNACQILLKRLEPIIKKNPEGTWEDWIEAAFEQRISLSATGYFRGYKAFMDWEKGEGDPFPYYVYGAACSEIEIDCLTGAHKKIRTDIIMDAGCSLNPAIDIGQVEGSFIQGMGLYTTEELKYSPEGVLYSRGPDEYKIPTITDIPEEFNVSLLPSSQTPLTIYSSKGLGESGMFLGSSVFFAITDAVAAARRERDIAEDFTVKSPATPEWIRMACADRFTEMIPRDDLRTFKPWSIPIA, from the exons gACCTGCAATGAAATCTCAAGGACATTTTCACCCAATTCTCCTCTCTGCTGCTAGGATTTCTGAGCTCAGTGTGGTATCTAAAACAAGTGAGG GACTGATAATAGGTGCTGGCTGCAGTCTGGCCCAAGTGAAAGACATTTTGGCTGAGCGAGTTTCTGAGCTTCCAGAGGAGAAAACTCAGACATACCGAGCCCTGCTGAAGCAGCTGAAGAGTCTGGCGGGCCAGCAGATCCGGAATATGGCA TCCTTAGGGGGACATATTATAAGCCGGCACTGCTATTCGGATCTGAATCCAATTTTGGCTGTGGGCAACACTACCCTCAATCTGATATCAGTAG AAGGTGCGCGGCAGATGCCTCTGAACGAACGTTTTCTTGCCGGGTTGGCAAGCGCAGACCTTAAGCCAGAGGAGATCTTGGAGTCTGTGTACGTCCCCCACTCTCACGCG TGGGAATTTGTGTCAGCCTTCCGACAGGCTCAGTGCCAGCAGAATGCCTTGGCCGATGTGAATGCTGGCATGCGAGTCCTCCTCAAGGAAGGCACAGGCACTATTGAGGACCTGAGCATCTCCTACGGAGGGGCTGGGGCTGTCATGGTCAGTGCACAGAAATCCTGCCAGCGGCTCATAGGGAG GCCCTGGGATGAGCTGATGCTGGAGGAAGCTTGCAGGCTGCTTCTGGAAGAAGTCTCCCTCCCAGGCTGGGCCCCAGGGGGGAAAGTGGAATTCAAGAGGACTCTGGTGGTCAGTTTCTTCTTCAAATTCTACCTAGAAGTTCTACAGGAACTGAAGAAGCTGGCAAAGTTTATGCCT GACAGCCATCATTATCCTGAAATTCCAGACGGATTCCTAAGTGCTCTAGAAGATTTCcccatcacaggaccccagggagTCCAAAGGTACCAG AGTGTGGATTCTCACCAATCCCTCCAAGACCCAGTTGGACGCCCCATCGTGCACCTATCAGGTCTTAAACATGCTACAGGTGAAGCCATATTTTGTGATGACATTCCGACGATGGATAGAGAACTTTTCATGGTTTTGGTGACTAGTACCAGAGCCCATGCAAAAATCAT atcAATTGATTCATCTGAGGCCCTTGAACTACCTGGGGTGGTTGATGTGATAACAGCTGAGGACTTTCCAGGCACCAATGGGGCTGAGGATGACAAGTTGATGGCTGTAGATGAG GTGCTTTGCGTGGGCCACATTATCTGTGCTGTGGTTGCAGAGACAAATGTACAGGCAAAGAGTGCGATTGAAAAGATAAAGATCACCTATGAAGATATAGAGCCAGTAATCTTCACCATCAAT GATGCCATAAAGCACAACTCATTCCTATGTCCTGAAAAAAAACTTGAACAAGGAAATATTGAGGAGGCATTTGAAAAAGTTGATCAAATTGTTGAAG GAGAGGTCCATGTTGGAGGACAGGAACATTTTTACATGGAAACACAAAGAGTGCTTGTTATTCCGAAGGCGGAGGACAAAGAACTGGACATTTATGTGTCAACACAGGATCCAAGTcacgtgcag AAAACAGTGTCCTCTACTTTAAGCATCCCCATCAACAGGATCACCTGTCACGTCAAACGGGTAGGTGGAGGTTTTGGAGGGAAAGTAGGAAGACCGGCTGTATTTGGAGCTATTGCAGCTGTAGGCGCTATCAA aactGGTCGTCCCATTCGTCTTGTTCTTGATCGTGAAGATGATATGTTAATAACTGGGGGAAGGCACccattatttggaaaatataaa GTAACAGAATTTCTTATATTGAAGCtggaaaatgcatataaaatccATAACCTCAGGTTCCGGGGTCGTGCATGCATGACAAATTTACCATCTAATACGGCCTTTCGAGGATTTGGCTTCCCACAAGGAACCCTGATAACAGAATCTTGCATCACAGCTGTGGCAGCCAAGTGTGGCCTTCTGCCAGAAAAG ATTAGGGAGAAAAACATGTACAAAACAGTTGATAAGACCATCTACAAACAAGCATTCAGCCCTGAGACCCTGATAAGATGTTGGAATGAGTGTCTGGACAAGTCTTCCTTTCACAGCAGAAGAATGCAAGTGGAAGAGTTTAACAAGAAGAATTATTGGAAGAAGAAAGGCATTGCAATCGTCCCCATGAAGTTTTCAGTTGGCTTTGCTGCAACAAGCTATCATCAG GCAGCTGCCCTCGTTCATATCTACACAGATGGCTCTGTATTGGTCACACATGGAGGCAATGAACTAGGACAAGGTATTCACACCAAAATGCTACAG gtGGCCAGCCGTGAATTAAAAATACCCATGTCTTCTATGCACATCTGTGAAACAAGTACAGCCACGGTGCCTAATACAATTGCTACAGCAGCTTCCATTGGTTCTGATGTCAATGGCAGAGCCGTACAG AATGCTTGTCAGATCCTTCTGAAACGCCTTGAACCCATCATCAAGAAAAATCCAGAAGGTACTTGGGAAGACTGG ATAGAAGCTGCTTTTGAACAAAGAATCAGTCTTTCGGCCACTGGATACTTCAG GGGCTACAAGGCCTTCATGGactgggagaagggagaaggagacccTTTTCCATACTACGTCTATGGAGCTGCCTGTTCAGAGATTGAAATTGACTGCCTGACGGGAGCTCACAAG AAAATCAGAACGGACATCATCATGGATGCAGGTTGCAGCCTAAATCCCGCCATTGATATTGGGCAG GTTGAAGGTTCCTTTATTCAGGGAATGGGCCTGTATACCACTGAAGAGCTGAAATATTCCCCAGAAGGCGTTCTGTACTCTCGAGGCCCAGATGAGTACAAAATTCCAACCATCACTGACATCCCAGAGGAGTTCAATGTCTCCCTGTTGCCATCATCACAAACTCCGCTAACCATCTATTCATCCAAA gggctgggggaatCTGGGATGTTCTTGGGGTCATCTGTGTTCTTCGCCATCACTGACGCTGTGGCCGCAGCAcgcagagaaagagacatagctGAGGACTTCACAGTGAAGAGCCCAGCAACGCCAGAATGGATTCGAATGGCCTGTGCAGATCGGTTCACAGAGATG